Proteins found in one Chaetodon auriga isolate fChaAug3 chromosome 12, fChaAug3.hap1, whole genome shotgun sequence genomic segment:
- the pnp5b gene encoding purine nucleoside phosphorylase 5b — MYAGDNYEQCRTTADWLLSNTQVRPTVGIVCGSGLGGLAEMVKDPQVFKYSDIPNFPRSTVHGHAGQLVFGTLKGKPCVCMQGRFHLYEGYPIQKITLPMRVFKLMGVETMILTNAAGGLNQDYKVGDVMVLKDHINMPGFAGVNPLAGPNDDRFGVRFPCMSDAYDRQLRRLAFDVASELGYSDFLREGVYCVLGGPSFETIAECNMLHRLGADAVGMSTAHEVIVARHAGMRCFALSLITNQSVMDYDSQKKANHEEVLETGRLRAEQLEKLVSTMVARLDHNSNSH, encoded by the exons ATGTACGCCGG tGACAACTATGAGCAGTGTCGGAccacagctgattggctgctgtccAACACACAGGTGCGGCCGACTGTGGGAATCGTGTGCGGTTCAGGTCTGGGGGGGCTGGCTGAGATGGTCAAGGACCCTCAAGTCTTCAAATACAGTGACATCCCCAACTTCCCCCGCAGCACAG TGCACGGTCACGCTGGCCAGCTGGTGTTTGGTACACTAAAGGGGAAGccgtgtgtttgcatgcagggGCGGTTCCACCTGTACGAGGGCTACCCCATCCAGAAG ATCACGCTGCCCATGCGTGTCTTCAAGCTGATGGGCGTGGAGACCATGATCCTGACCAACGCCGCCGGAGGCCTGAACCAGGACTACAAAGTGGGAGACGTCATGGTCCTCAAGGACCACATCAACATGCCGGGGTTTGCTGGGGTCAACCCGCTGGCTGGGCCAAATGACGACAG GTTTGGCGTCCGCTTCCCCTGCATGTCCGACGCCTACGATCGCCAGCTGCGGCGGCTGGCCTTCGACGTGGCGTCAGAGCTGGGCTACAGCGACTTCCTGCGGGAGGGAGTGTACTGCGTCCTGGGAGGCCCGTCCTTTGAAACCATCGCCGAGTGCAACATGCTGCACAGGCTGGGGGCCGACGCTGTCG GGATGAGCACTGCCCACGAGGTCATCGTTGCCCGCCACGCCGGGATGCGCTGCTTCGCCCTGTCGCTCATCACCAACCAGTCGGTGATGGACTACGACAGCCAGAAGAAGGCCAACCACGAGGAGGTCCTGGAGACGGGCAGGTTGAGGGCCgagcagctggagaagctgGTGTCCACCATGGTGGCTCGGCTGGACCACAACAGCAACTCCCACTGA
- the LOC143329087 gene encoding ATP-sensitive inward rectifier potassium channel 10-like isoform X2 — protein MEMEYILLESSSPQKVCHSQTQTDVLKPLLGGGISGGGGTLRKRRRVLSKDGRSNVRIEHVSGRSALYMRDLWTTFLDMQWRYKFFLFTATFAGTWFLFGVLWYLVALVHGDLLEFDPPSNHTPCVMQMQTLTGAFLFSLESQTTIGYGFRCITEECPVAIILLIIQLVITMLMEIFITGTFLAKVARPKKRGETVKFSQHAVVSTHEGRPCLMIRVANMRKSLLLGCQVTGKLLQTSLTKEGETVRLDQRNVPFQVDTSSDSPFLILPLTFYHLIDDNSPLRAWAAKGGGWTDPELADFELLVIMSATVEPTSATCQVRTSYLPDEILWGYEFPPVVSLSPSGKYVADFAFFDKVAKTKTTPVFKPSSPQHGYQSNGGGTVPEVSDPDKIRLEQSYRERGEDRGRARDAPLSVRISNV, from the exons atggagatggaaTACATCCTACTGGAGAG CTCCTCCCCTCAGAAGGTGTGCCACTcccagacacagacagatgttttaaAGCCCTTACTGGGTGGCGGCATATCCGGTGGAGGCGGGACTCTGAGGAAAAGGAGGCGTGTCCTGTCCAAAGATGGCCGTAGCAACGTGCGCATTGAACATGTCAGCGGGAGGAGTGCTCTCTACATGCGTGACCTATGGACAACATTTCTGGACATGCAGTGGCGCTACAAGTTTTTCCTGTTCACAGCCACGTTTGCAGGGACCTGGTTCCTGTTCGGAGTGCTGTGGTACCTGGTGGCACTGGTGCATGGAGATCTGCTTG AGTTCGACCCTCCATCAAACCACACACCCTGCGTGATGCAGATGCAGACCCTGACAGGGgctttcctcttctccctggAGTCCCAGACAACCATTGGTTATGGTTTTCGCTGCATCACTGAGGAATGTCCAGTGGCCAttatcctcctcatcatccagCTTGTCATCACCATGCTGATGGAGATCTTCATCACTGGTACCTTCCTGGCCAAG GTTGCTCGGCCAAAGAAGCGAGGTGAGACGGTGAAGTTTAGCCAACACGCTGTGGTGTCAACCCATGAGGGTCGACCCTGTCTGATGATCAGGGTGGCCAACATGCGCAAGAGTCTCCTGCTTGGGTGTCAG GTGACTGGAAAACTCCTCCAGACATCTCTGACCAAGGAAGGTGAGACAGTGCGTCTAGACCAGAGGAATGTGCCCTTCCAAGTGGACACGTCCAGTGACAGCCCCTTTCTCATCCTGCCCCTCACCTTCTACCACCTAATCGATGACAACAGCCCCCTGCGAGCCTGGGCAGCCAAAG GTGGGGGCTGGACTGATCCAGAGTTGGCAGACTTTGAGCTTCTGGTGATCATGAGCGCTACAGTTGAGCCGACCTCTGCCACCTGCCAGGTCCGCACCTCCTACCTGCCAGATGAGATTCTCTGGGGCTATGAGTTTCCCCCTGTAGTCTCCCTTTCTCCATCAGGCAAATACGTAGCGGACTTCGCCTTCTTTGACAAAGTGGCCAAGACAAAGACCACGCCCGTCTTCAAACCATCCAGCCCCCAGCACGGGTACCAGAGCAATGGGGGTGGGACTGTGCCTGAAGTGTCCGATCCGGACAAGATTCGTCTGGAGCAGAGctacagggagagaggggaggaccGTGGCCGGGCGAGAGACGCTCCTCTCAGTGTTCGCATCAGCAACGTGTGA
- the LOC143329087 gene encoding ATP-sensitive inward rectifier potassium channel 10-like isoform X1: MTSATPPSSRSSSPQKVCHSQTQTDVLKPLLGGGISGGGGTLRKRRRVLSKDGRSNVRIEHVSGRSALYMRDLWTTFLDMQWRYKFFLFTATFAGTWFLFGVLWYLVALVHGDLLEFDPPSNHTPCVMQMQTLTGAFLFSLESQTTIGYGFRCITEECPVAIILLIIQLVITMLMEIFITGTFLAKVARPKKRGETVKFSQHAVVSTHEGRPCLMIRVANMRKSLLLGCQVTGKLLQTSLTKEGETVRLDQRNVPFQVDTSSDSPFLILPLTFYHLIDDNSPLRAWAAKGGGWTDPELADFELLVIMSATVEPTSATCQVRTSYLPDEILWGYEFPPVVSLSPSGKYVADFAFFDKVAKTKTTPVFKPSSPQHGYQSNGGGTVPEVSDPDKIRLEQSYRERGEDRGRARDAPLSVRISNV; encoded by the exons ATGACATCTGCCACACCTCCGTCCTCTCGTAGCTCCTCCCCTCAGAAGGTGTGCCACTcccagacacagacagatgttttaaAGCCCTTACTGGGTGGCGGCATATCCGGTGGAGGCGGGACTCTGAGGAAAAGGAGGCGTGTCCTGTCCAAAGATGGCCGTAGCAACGTGCGCATTGAACATGTCAGCGGGAGGAGTGCTCTCTACATGCGTGACCTATGGACAACATTTCTGGACATGCAGTGGCGCTACAAGTTTTTCCTGTTCACAGCCACGTTTGCAGGGACCTGGTTCCTGTTCGGAGTGCTGTGGTACCTGGTGGCACTGGTGCATGGAGATCTGCTTG AGTTCGACCCTCCATCAAACCACACACCCTGCGTGATGCAGATGCAGACCCTGACAGGGgctttcctcttctccctggAGTCCCAGACAACCATTGGTTATGGTTTTCGCTGCATCACTGAGGAATGTCCAGTGGCCAttatcctcctcatcatccagCTTGTCATCACCATGCTGATGGAGATCTTCATCACTGGTACCTTCCTGGCCAAG GTTGCTCGGCCAAAGAAGCGAGGTGAGACGGTGAAGTTTAGCCAACACGCTGTGGTGTCAACCCATGAGGGTCGACCCTGTCTGATGATCAGGGTGGCCAACATGCGCAAGAGTCTCCTGCTTGGGTGTCAG GTGACTGGAAAACTCCTCCAGACATCTCTGACCAAGGAAGGTGAGACAGTGCGTCTAGACCAGAGGAATGTGCCCTTCCAAGTGGACACGTCCAGTGACAGCCCCTTTCTCATCCTGCCCCTCACCTTCTACCACCTAATCGATGACAACAGCCCCCTGCGAGCCTGGGCAGCCAAAG GTGGGGGCTGGACTGATCCAGAGTTGGCAGACTTTGAGCTTCTGGTGATCATGAGCGCTACAGTTGAGCCGACCTCTGCCACCTGCCAGGTCCGCACCTCCTACCTGCCAGATGAGATTCTCTGGGGCTATGAGTTTCCCCCTGTAGTCTCCCTTTCTCCATCAGGCAAATACGTAGCGGACTTCGCCTTCTTTGACAAAGTGGCCAAGACAAAGACCACGCCCGTCTTCAAACCATCCAGCCCCCAGCACGGGTACCAGAGCAATGGGGGTGGGACTGTGCCTGAAGTGTCCGATCCGGACAAGATTCGTCTGGAGCAGAGctacagggagagaggggaggaccGTGGCCGGGCGAGAGACGCTCCTCTCAGTGTTCGCATCAGCAACGTGTGA